The following proteins are co-located in the Apium graveolens cultivar Ventura chromosome 5, ASM990537v1, whole genome shotgun sequence genome:
- the LOC141659425 gene encoding putative protein phosphatase 2C 47 — protein MMMAPGGTDVMPQCASFDDGCSKDGVYSVEVDDCEEKSSCQGKAGKPPRNDLPTMRHCISQAMLAGNSELENPAEIGIKSPPVENAEFIPVLRSGSCSEIGPKTYMEDEYICVDDLHERLGGDPNFPSPGAFYGVFDGHGGVDAASYTSKNILDFIVDDSHFPMGVKVAVRNAFVKADHALADSKTLDHSSGTTALTALVLGRNMLIANAGDSRAVLGKRGRAIELSKDHKPNCTSEKLRIEKLGGVIYDGYLNGQLSVARALGDWHMKGPKGSPCPLSSEPEMEEIVLTKDDEFLIIGCDGLWDVMSSQYAVTVVRKELMMHNDPEKCSRVLVREALKRNSCDNLTVVVVCFSSDPPPKIEVPRSQRRRSISAEGLDLLKGCLEY, from the exons ATGATGATGGCTCCGGGCGGCACGGATGTGATGCCACAATGTGCCTCATTTGATGATGGCTGCAGTAAGGATGGTGTGTATTCTGTGGAAGTTGATGATTGCGAGGAAAAGAGTTCGTGTCAAGGGAAGGCAGGCAAGCCTCCGAGAAATGATCTGCCTACTATGCGACATTGTATAAGCCAAGCAATGCTGGCTGGCAATTCTGAGTTG GAAAATCCTGCTGAAATTGGAATCAAATCACCACCAGTTGAGAATGCTGAATTCATACCTGTACTTCGATCAGGAAGTTGCTCTGAGATAGGACCAAAAACATACATGGAGGATGAGTACATTTGTGTAGACGATCTTCATGAGCGTCTTGGTGGAGATCCAAACTTCCCTTCTCCAGGCGCTTTCTATGGG GTGTTTGATGGGCATGGTGGTGTAGATGCTGCATCGTACACTAGCAAAAACATCCTCGACTTCATCGTTGATGATTCACATTTCCCGATGGGGGTGAAAGTCGCTGTTAGGAATGCTTTTGTAAAGGCTGATCACGCGTTAGCAGATAGTAAAACTCTGGACCATTCCTCTGGCACCACAGCACTCACTGCCCTTGTTCTGGGAAG GAACATGTTGATTGCTAATGCTGGAGACTCGAGAGCTGTACTAGGAAAACGAGGAAGAGCAATTGAACTGTCCAAGGATCATAAACCTAACTGCACCTCTGAGAAACTAAGAATAGAGAAGTTAGGAGGAGTAATTTACGATGGATATCTAAACGGACAGCTATCCGTTGCTCGTGCTCTTGGAGACTGGCACATGAAAGGTCCTAAAGGTTCACCCTGCCCCTTGAGCTCTGAGCCAGAAATGGAAGAAATTGTCTTAACAAAGGATGATGAATTCTTAATAATTGGTTGTGATGGTCTTTGGGATGTAATGAGCAGCCAGTATGCTGTGACTGTTGTAAGAAAGGAGCTCATGATGCACAATGATCCTGAAAAGTGCTCAAGAGTTCTTGTTAGAGAGGCGCTAAAGAGAAACTCCTGTGATAATTTGACAGTTGTCGTCGTCTGTTTTTCATCAGACCCTCCACCAAAGATTGAGGTTCCCAGATCTCAACGGCGGAGGAGTATATCAGCTGAAGGCCTGGATCTTCTAAAGGGCTGTCTCGAGTACTGA
- the LOC141659424 gene encoding pentatricopeptide repeat-containing protein At3g60050-like translates to MFTVALLGKRVVQSLYLFCGISRSLCGFSTNSDGMCDGFRRVEEHLNVGGKSWDFGLGLDEEPGFCSGRRVFEQARCDARRALEVLFRDGPMFDAKEGLDGMELRVSEVLVREVLFRILTDISDANKSRNARLGYLFFRWSSQQENYRHTVYAYHLMMRIFAESNELKAMWKLVDEMIERGCPTTARTFNIVICTSSRAGLARKAVERFIRSKNFYFRPFKHSFNAILCSLLTVNQYTLIEWVYQQMIVEGHCPDILTYNVLMSAKYRLGKFDDFHGLLEEMASNGLSPDFHTYNIILHVLGRSDKPEAAFNLLNHMKEVGIEPTVLHLTTLLDGLSRAGNLDACKYFFGEMKRYGCMPDVVCYTVMITGVIVAGDLALAEELYKEMINNGQVPNVYTYNAIIRGLCMARRFKDAFHILEEMEIRGCSPNFLVYNTLVRCLRNAGKLSEAHKVIRTMVEKGNYAHLISKLHRHRRR, encoded by the coding sequence ATGTTCACTGTGGCACTTTTGGGGAAAAGGGTTGTGCAAAGTTTGTATCTTTTTTGCGGAATTTCGCGTTCTTTGTGTGGTTTTAGTACTAATAGTGATGGAATGTGTGATGGGTTTAGACGCGTTGAGGAGCATTTGAATGTTGGTGGAAAAAGTTGGGATTTTGGTTTGGGGTTGGATGAAGAACCGGGGTTTTGTTCGGGGAGGAGGGTGTTTGAGCAAGCGAGGTGTGATGCTAGAAGGGCCCTTGAGGTTCTTTTTCGGGATGGGCCAATGTTTGATGCGAAAGAAGGTTTGGATGGTATGGAGTTACGGGTTTCGGAAGTTCTTGTGAGGGAAGTTTTGTTTAGGATTTTGACTGATATTAGTGATGCTAATAAGAGTAGGAATGCAAGACTGGGGTATTTGTTCTTTAGATGGTCTAGCCAACAAGAGAATTATAGGCATACCGTATATGCGTACCATCTGATGATGAGGATTTTTGCAGAATCTAATGAATTGAAGGCAATGTGGAAATTAGTTGATGAGATGATTGAGAGAGGATGTCCTACTACAGCACGTACATTTAACATAGTAATTTGTACTAGTAGTCGGGCAGGCTTAGCTAGGAAAGCTGTAGAGAGATTTATTAGATCAAAGAATTTTTATTTTAGGCCGTTTAAACATTCCTTTAACGCAATATTATGCTCCCTTCTCACAGTAAACCAGTACACGTTGATCGAGTGGGTGTATCAGCAAATGATAGTTGAAGGTCATTGTCCTGATATATTAACTTACAATGTTCTCATGTCTGCGAAATATAGGCTGGGGAAATTTGATGACTTTCACGGGTTACTAGAGGAAATGGCCAGTAATGGCCTTTCTCCGGATTTTCATACATACAACATTATTCTTCATGTGCTTGGGAGATCTGACAAACCAGAAGCAGCATTTAATCTTTTGAATCATATGAAGGAAGTTGGTATTGAGCCAACTGTTCTTCACCTTACCACATTGTTAGACGGGCTGAGTCGTGCAGGAAATTTGGATGCCTGCAAGTATTTTTTTGGTGAAATGAAGAGATATGGATGTATGCCTGATGTTGTTTGTTACACCGTCATGATTACAGGTGTTATTGTTGCAGGAGATTTGGCTTTAGCTGAGGAACTGTATAAGGAGATGATTAATAATGGACAGGTCCCCAATGTCTATACATACAACGCTATTATACGTGGGCTTTGTATGGCAAGGAGGTTTAAGGATGCATTTCATATCCTAGAAGAAATGGAAATAAGGGGATGTAGTCCAAATTTTCTTGTGTATAATACCTTAGTTAGATGTTTAAGAAATGCTGGAAAGCTTTCTGAAGCTCACAAGGTTATAAGAACTATGGTGGAAAAGGGTAATTATGCCCATCTCATATCTAAACTTCACCGACATAGGAGACGCTGA
- the LOC141659426 gene encoding transcription factor IIIB 60 kDa subunit, whose translation MSSRSRLWCDNCGSNRDTQSLDDGRLCCGFCGKILVEENYSDEVTFAKDAAGQSRAQGTLNRFASGYSASRDRTLDGAYEDMQWMLSSVFNDDDSNVLRRARNFYRIALERNFTKGRPKQLVEAACLYVACRTSEPDPKPYLLIEFAEFLGRNVYELGAVYLTLVQQLSLQDVQSIQKAVDPSLFIHRFANRLLGQTDINVETTALKIIASMKRDWMQTGRKPSGLCGAALYISAISQGYSYTKSHIVKVVHICEATLTKRLIEFENTESGSLTIDEFTQKAEKLDAELRSVGQTTIGIKSSDGGEVLCKHKGEPTFAHGLCRNCYTEFMNFSGGLDGESEPPAFQRAQQERMEKEYAEKNVLDSSCDIMAVPGPNSNYIEYDQRSEIPGESRDENLPFTEDDNAGGATKHVPIDDASFSKLHGADNMSCKSPESETLSDIEDLEVDNYIHTAEETQYKKIIWEELNREYVEEQLAKEAAAAAAKEAYEAHLRNCPEDMEDARKLAADVAAAMEQSKKERRLKRAAEAKNAAPPQTAAEATRQMIRKKRLASKINYDVLDELFNDSLSPDNKKSRPIDEVDNSGTEYLKKNSKQNDSEPVPETEYEGGAEEFSEDLHYDNVEEDYTDNYEYDDGDFF comes from the exons ATGAGCTCGAG GTCACGGTTGTGGTGCGATAATTGTGGATCAAATCGTGATACTCAAAGTCTCGATGATGGACGATT ATGCTGTGGTTTCTGTGGGAAAATCCTTGTTGAGGAGAATTACTCGGACGAAGTTACATTTGCTAAAGATGCTGCGGGACAG aGTCGAGCACAAGGAACACTGAATAGATTTGCCAGTGGGTACTCTGCTTCACGAGATAGGACATTAGATGGAG CTTACGAAGATATGCAGTGGATGCTTTCATCTGTGtttaatgatgatgactctaacGTACTTCGACGAGCAAGAAACTTCTATAGA ATAGCACTAGAAAGAAATTTCACAAAGGGACGTCCGAAACAGCTAGTCGAGGCAGCTTGTCTTTATGTTGCCTGCCG GACATCGGAGCCTGATCCTAAGCCATATCTTCTAATTGAGTTTGCAGAATTCTTGGGTAGAAATGT ATACGAGCTAGGCGCTGTATATTTAACGCTTGTTCAACAATTAAGTCTTCAGGATGTTCAGTCTATTCAGAAAGCAGTTGATCCAAGTCTTTTTATTCATCGGTTTGCAAATA GGTTATTGGGACAAACTGATATCAATGTTGAAACGACTGCACTTAAAATTATTGCCAGCATGAAGCGTGACTGGATGCAG ACGGGAAGAAAACCAAGTGGGCTATGTGGCGCAGCATTATACATATCAGCGATTTCACAGGGCTACAGCTATACTAAATCCCACATT GTAAAAGTTGTACATATCTGTGAAGCAACATTGACAAAGCGGTTGATTGAGTTTGAAAATACAGAATCAGGGAGCCTGACG ATTGACGAGTTCACCCAAAAAGCAGAAAAACTGGATGCAGAGCTTAGGTCCGTGGGACAAACTACCATTGGCATCAAATCCTCCGATGGAGGTGAAGTGCTTTGTAAGCATAAGGGGGAACCTACATTTGCTCATGGACTCTGTAGAAATTGCTATACAGAA TTTATGAATTTTTCTGGAGGACTGGATGGAGAGTCAGAACCTCCAGCTTTTCAGCGTGCACAGCAGGAAAGAATGGAGAAAGAGTATGCTGAGAAAAATGTTCTCGACTCAAGTTGTGATATCATGGCTGTCCCAGGGCCAAACAGTAACTATATAGAA TATGACCAAAGATCAGAGATTCCAGGGGAAAGCAGAGATGAAAATCTGCCATTTACAGAGGATGATAATGCTG GGGGTGCTACCAAGCATGTGCCTATTGATGATGCTTCTTTTAGCAAATTGCACGGTGCTGATAATATGAGTTGTAAATCACCTGAATCAGAAACCCTGTCTGATATTGAAGATCTTGAG GTAGATAACTACATTCACACTGCGGAGGAGACACAATACAAAAAGATCATCTGGGAAGAATTGAATAGAGAATATGTTGAG GAACAATTAGCCAAGGAAGCTGCTGCAGCTGCTGCAAAGGAGGCTTATGAGGCACACTTGCGGAATTGTCCCGAGGACATGGAGGATGCTAGAAAGCTTGCAGCAGATGTTGCAGCAGCCATGGAACAATCAAAAAAG GAAAGGCGTTTAAAAAGAGCAGCAGAGGCTAAAAATGCAGCTCCTCCTCAAACTGCTGCAGAGGCAACACGCCAAATGATTCGTAAGAAG AGGCTTGCATCAAAAATCAACTATGATGTATTGGACGAGCTTTTTAATGACTCT CTCTCTCCGGATAACAAGAAAAGCCGTCCTATTGACGAGGTGGACAACAGCGGAACTGAATACTTGAAGAAGAACAGTAAGCAAAATGACTCTGAACCGGTTCCAGAAACCGAGTACGAAGGCGGAGCAGAGGAATTTTCTGAGGATTTGCATTATGATAATGTTGAAGAAGACTACACAGATAATTACGAATATGATGatggtgattttttttaa